The following proteins are co-located in the Prionailurus viverrinus isolate Anna chromosome A1, UM_Priviv_1.0, whole genome shotgun sequence genome:
- the TMEM174 gene encoding transmembrane protein 174, producing MEQGGSRLDDFPLNVFSVTPYTPSTADIQVSDDDKAGATLLFSGIFLGLVGITFTIMGWIKYQGVSHFEWTQLLGPILLSVGVTFILIAVCKFKMLYCQVCKESEERALDSEQTAGGQSFVFTGINQPITFHGATVVQYIPPPYGSQEPVGINAAYLQPVVNPCGLIPPGGVVTATPSPPQYYTIYPPDNATFIGEQDYSSMVAGGNDRSGPDADQLEETQLGEEDSTWFSPPPYEEIYSLPR from the exons ATGGAGCAGGGCGGCAGCCGCTTGGACGACTTCCCTCTCAACGTGTTTTCGGTCACTCCTTACACACCCAGTACCGCTGACATCCAGGTGTCCGATGATGACAAGGCAGGGGCCACCTTGCTCTTCTCAGGCATCTTCCTGGGACTGGTGGGGATCACGTTCACCATCATGGGCTGGATCAAATACCAAGGTGTCTCTCACTTTGAATGGACCCAGCTCCTTGGGCCCATCCTGCTATCGGTCGGAGTGACATTCATCCTGATTGCTGTGTGCAAGTTCAAAATGCTCTACTGCCAGGTGTGCAAAGAAAGTGAGGAAAGGGCTCTGGATTCGGAGCAGACGGCGGGAGGACAATCATTTGTTTTCACTGGTATCAACCAGCCCATCACCTTCCATGGGGCCACTGTGGTGCAATATATCCCTCCTCCCTATGGCTCTCAAGAGCCCGTTGGGATCAACGCCGCCTACCTGCAGCCAGTGGTGAACCCCTGTGGTCTCATACCACCTGGAGGGGTGGTGACGGCCACGCCAAGTCCTCCTCAGTACTACACCATCTACCCTCCAGACAACGCCACGTTTATTGGAGAGCAAGACTACTCTTCGATGGTGGCTGGTGGAAATGACAG GTCCGGCCCTGATGCTGACCAGCTGGAAGAGACACAGCTGGGAGAAGAGGACTCCACCTggttctctcctcctccctaTGAGGAAATATACTCCCTTCCTCGCTAG